The Coccinella septempunctata chromosome 6, icCocSept1.1, whole genome shotgun sequence genome segment CATagtattatttcattttattctttCCAAATTTCCTTTAAATATGGAGCATGCAATTTCATCATATACTACCTATTTTCGTATGTTATTTGCTTCAATTAAATATTAATGTGTTCAGCATATGAACAAAATTGTGCAATCATTTCGATATGAACGGAAACTTGCCTGCATGACATCTATACAAATTTAAAATTCCGTCAACTTGATCTGGACTGTTCACATTTTGGAAGATTTCATTTGGTATTGAACGTTAATTATTTTGTTTGAAATGTCGGAACTATGTTCACACGATGAACTGAATTGTTGGATGCATTTTTATCTATGAAAAATTTGTTGCGGTACATGAAAATGTAAAGAAACGTTATTTTGATACATAAGTATTATGAGTTGTAGTTGTACTGGCTTGTGTCACTAGATGTACCAAGAACATAGATGGCTTCCAGGATTCGAAcatttttcaaatcaatttccaatataattcttgaaaatacttcaaataataattattcattatacaaaaattgaagtttttcGAAGTAATTGTTAAATCATTGATCTGGTGGTGCCATCTATGTCACTTCCAGCGAAATACCAAAATATAGGCATCTAGTCAAAATCAAAATCTTCACTTGTCAAAACATTGAAATTGAGGTTATGTTAGCGGTCCTTTCATGGAAATTTCATGAGAATACTacatgattttcagtttttaggCAATAAAAGATGGCATTCACTCTATGGACCCTTTTTGAGGCATCATTACTTGTTCTAAATGCTATTTGTATATTACACGAAGAACGATTTCTGGTGAAAAGTGAGTGCTAATGACGTGGAATCCTTACTTAACGAGTATTCAAATTGGAATTTCTtaattgaaaatgaatcgaGTTAGCTCTTCTTTCGCTTGAGATCTCaggatattcattattataaaaaCCAATAACCCATCTTAGTTCTTCATTTTTAGTATGATTTATTTGGGGTTTTTCGATTTTAGTTGGATGGAGTTCTAAGAGCCCCGGAGTGCACGGATTTGGAGAAAGACCTGGTGCCAAGGCCCAAATATTGAATTTAATACATTCCATAAGAACCGTTGCTAGAAGTAAGTGTCTTGTCGATAATAAAGTAGTAAGAAATTAATATTTGTCTTTACAGTTCCGCTGATTCTACTGAACATACTGACAATACTGTTCAAATTGATATTAGGGTAactaaacataattttttgtaaGTTATTGTTCATATCATGTTTATAAATATTGTGTCATTcgtttaaataaataatttcatatttatcTTTAGTCAATTGTAACACAATCCATGACTCCTCGGTAAGAACTAGTATTCAAGAAGAAACTGGAGCCACGACAATACCAGGTGGCCAAAAAGCTGCTTTCAGctttcttcaaatattgaattgatgtgtcCGATACCTGATGAAAACccatatgattttcacaaaatgagattTTAAACCACGACAATACCAGGTGGCCAAAGAACTGGTTTCAGctttcttcaaatattgaattgatgaaaaTACTTGGGTTTTCATCAATgggtattttcaatttttttaataacataTTGAGAAACTGAATTGGCTGGGGTATGGAAAATAACTAGTTAAATAGAACCATAATACCAGGAATAATAGTCTTTTCTTCCATGAATTTTtataattaaaaattttataattcaaTGACATATTCGAATATAGAAATGGTGAATGCGCCCGCTGTCAACATCGAATTTAACTTTAATTTGACTTTTTTTACAATAAAAGTTGAATACACCTGGTTCTTTGGTGAACATTTGCATACATATCTGCATTTTAATGTGTTGTTACTTTGAAATCAACATAATCGCGAAATAATTAAATAGTTATTGAACGGGTGTTTATATTCATTGCCTGATGACTATTTTTCAACCTTCCACTTGTTGCATTCAGATTGGAACATCTGCAGTTTGAAACCATCGTGTggcaatattcaattttattcggCATATTCCTTAAGATGCATCCATGAATAGTGACATCACCTACATTGACTCACTACGACATTTTTATAAGTGACTCATCTTAAAATTTTGTTGATAGTTTCATGCAGTTTTAATTATATCATCGAGCAAAGGTGGTCCAGTAatgattcatttcaaaattaatacctTCAAGTAAAAATGATGTACATGGCTCATCCAGGTCACTTTATTTCAATATTGGATTCATAATGAATGATAAGGGTTACGAAATTGCGAGACATTTTTCAGGATAGATGAGTACTTAAGTACCTACTGATGATTTTTCTGTAAACATGTGAATCCATGCTTCAATAGAGCAATGAGTGTTTTTTATCTAAGATCTTTTATTATGTGTTAAAGAATCAAAATCTTTAGATCATCGATGCATGCACCGAATTGGTATTGAAACGGAAAATTGCATCTACAATAAAAAAGTGGATGTAGGAGTCTATTCATATTGATTGCACGATATGTGCATGCCTTGAATTCCATGGCAATTTAACAATGCATTAATAAATTCGTCATGGTCCTCTATCTGCTCGTCAATTCCACGTATTGGAGCAATATTCCATGTGAAATTAATATTCAGATTGTCATTCATCTACAGGTATAGTAcaattattttttccaaaataCATGCATCTTCACGAATGTCCTGATTGATTTTCATGaagtaatttttgaattgaaataataatatattttgaattgaaataataatatactAATTTATACCGATTAAAACATCGTCTTCGTCTTTATCAAATAATTATTGATCTACCTtccgaatattttttcaatatcagtATTATCAGTAATACTGATAGACTGCTTTGTGTTCTGAGTACTTTCTTCTTTCCATTCTTTCTGAAGTAGGAAATAATTCCATTTGTTAACTAGGTAGATATTTACAAGATATACTGTGGTATACATACATGGGTATAGTAGGTTATTCAGCAGGCAGGAACTGGATACGCCACTGTATCGTTTCAAGGGTAAGGTCGTTTCTAAACAAGGGGTAGACAACCCTCCGGAAGGGGAACCACATGAACAAGTCTGTACGAAAAGTTCAATGCTCTAAATTATCTTAGGGGAAACATTTTCCGATACTGAATTTGGTATTTGTTATTTTACTCGAAAACTGGCTCAAGTTCAGAAGGTATACTTTGCTTGTATATGTCAAAAAGGCtcaatcatatttttcaataacgaAAAATAAGTGCGagaaaataatgatttatttcaGTTATGATAGGATAGGGGATAGGACTAGAACTGTGTAGAGGTCATGTTCATTATTGGAGTATAACAGAAATTGGCAGAAATTGGTTTcaaataaactgaaaaaaaatcagaatattAATCTTTTAATACACCATAAACTTTCATAAATTGAATCAAGTGAGATATTGATTTCTAAATTCTCATCAACATGTGAATACACTGATTACCTATAGTAGAGTTATCTGGATCTGCCCAGTACTTAAAACCGCCTAAGTAAACGGTTTTAGGTACACTGGGCAGATCCAGATAACTCTACTATATCATATTGAAGAAGTGATCATCAGGATTTTATAACTTAAGTTATTGGCAATTCCGAGtgaaattcatcgaaaattttcttttcttcagtaTCACATTTATAACCAACCAGAAATTcggaaataataatataataataataataatttatttgcaGAAATCATAAGTACATGCTCCACAAATAAGGAATATTCCCACAAAGGCTTTGCCTGTCTGTGGGGTGAACTGTCAAACTAAATTCCCTTTCACAAgcaatgcaaaaaaaaacacacaaaaaaaaaacagggtaTCATAGGTATcacacaaataaaaaaaatcattatttcaAGCATACTGGGGGGCCAAATCCAAAATGCAATAGGTGTTCATTCAATTAAATTTGAATAGGCTAGATATTATGTGCCTAGGTTGGTC includes the following:
- the LOC123315485 gene encoding immediate early response 3-interacting protein 1; translation: MAFTLWTLFEASLLVLNAICILHEERFLVKIGWSSKSPGVHGFGERPGAKAQILNLIHSIRTVARIPLILLNILTILFKLILG